The Cryptomeria japonica chromosome 9, Sugi_1.0, whole genome shotgun sequence DNA segment ctctctcccccaagatctagacctatctctctcaccctcagacccccCCGGGGGTtgctaccctcaacctcattttggcGAGGTGGAGGAGCCACATTGGACTCCTAGGACTAGACCATCGAGTTCTATCTTTCCCCTTGTtttcactagagctgggaagaggaagatgtaaaatgttttgatgtagtatttacttttagttttacaaaaacaatttgctatttcattttgtttcagtctATCAGCCATCACCATTCCACAAGAGGATGCTATTTTGTACCCagtttgcatttaaatcaatcaaatatatctaaactcaacttgtttcttttgtgtaatcatttattgactcattagatgcatctcattgaattttgcaaaaaaaatgcatttcagaTTAAATTTAGGCACTTTTTTAAGTTACGAGTGTTTTGCcgagttttcatcaaaaaaaattttCGGGCCTTGTCGAGTTTTTGTTTTTGGCAAGTAGTTCaactatgaaaataaatttaaagtgtTGTTAATACCTTGTGGATTTGAAATTAAAAACAAAGTTGCAgaattaaaagaaaaaagaaaaaagaatgggACCCCTACAATTGAGAGTTCAATAAAGAGGGGATATAGCACCAATTTTATGAGGGTATTTGATATCCAAAACAAGAGGATTGTTAGAAGAAAATGTTCATTCAAAGAGGCTTTAATAAGAGAACTGTGTTGAGTTGACGATATAGAGGAATCTACAAGCTTTTGAAGGTGGATAGACAAATGGATATAAAAGAGTATTGAACAAAGGATGAGTTTGTGTTGATAGGCTGTGTAGGTTGACAACTCTATTGGAGTTACTAAATCCTCGTCTACATCACTTCGCAAGTATTCATGCATGTGGTCCACTCCCTCGCTAGGTTGGTGTGCTTGTGGGCTTTGTGCCTTTGTTGGGCTGCTGCGCTTATGGGTATGGACAGTTTTGTGCATTCATGTTGAGAACGAGGTACCTCAATTGTGCCCTCTCTTGGTGCAGGCCAGGCTAAAAATCCCACATTCAcccatcaaaaaaaaatatatatacaaagataATTTATTGCACAAACTATCAAGTTAAACTAATTGTTTGAGTTTCTAATTTATAGATTGTTTAAGTTGGAGTTACTGATTTATTAACTACTTTCGTTTGTTTGATTCTTCATTCTAGAACATATTGTTAATGTTTGTTTTCCAAACTTCTTGCAATAGGCCCATGGGGATTACATTGTTACAATGGCAATCAATTCTGGCCAACCCTCCTTCAAAATTGACCTAAGTTCACCTTTGTGAAGGCATGTAGAAATGATACAACAAATTCCAGGTGGTTGGACATATGTTTGGATATGTACTAGGTATACAAGTACATACAGTTATGTGAAAGACCATTTGTGTGACATTCTTATAACTGGCATTAAAACTTGTCCAAGAAATAATGGTATACCTATGACAACTCATAAAATCACAAATATATCAAAGAGCGGGAAGAAGCAAATTCAAGGGTTGTTCTTAGAATAAGGGATCCTTTGAGAAGAGGAAGGGGGTCATAGAGGCCACCTGCTTCATCTCATAGTATTTGTTGTCCTTGATATTGTAGTAGAGAACCACTTATTCTTGTCTAAGAATGAAAAAGAGCCTACTATTGTGAAGAGAGCAATGGGGCCATTTGTGATGTCATTTCAAAATGATGCTAAAGAAATGGTTGATCAATTGTTGCAAGATGCCTCATGCAAATAATTGTTACTAGGCTCAGAATTAGCTCAAAACTCAGTTGACGTGGACTCGGACTCAATGCTCAAACTTGGCCAAGACTCAACAAATTGAAAAAACCATGAAATATAAAGATTTTCACATATGTAAAGCTTTTATCTGCACCCTTCAATAAGTAAAGTAATGtaatcaaatagaagctactttgaccACACACATGAGTATTCATTGATTACATGACTACAAAAGTGAATTTTAGGTCAAGGAAACAGCAATTTAAATATATTATTCTTGTCAAGTGTTTTACAGTACAAAACTCGTGGATTATGATATCCGtagcatcaaaaaaaaaaatcaaaatatagtcGTGAACTATAACTGAGAAGACCTTATATCACTCAACTCAGCATTGTGGAGTCATGTACTTGTATCTCAAGCAAGTCTGCAAGCACTGCTACAACCAAAGGAGCATTATTGAGGATAGGAATTGACTCTAACAAGcaaaaaaatataaatagaatTCAATTATTTGGGATTTGATTGGAAAAAATCAAATGAATAAAAATTTGTTGCTTTTCCATCCAACATGTCccaaaatgatttttaatttttgcTTTTTAAAACCAGAGTAAAGGCATGGGGCCTAGGGGCAACAGCCCTGACGGGGGTCCAGGGGTGGGACCCCCAGCAAGGTTAGGGGCTAGCACCCCTCGAGGGGTTCAAAGCTTTGGAGACCACACAAACGTTCATTGTCATGTCCCCCCGCCAAACTGCTAGCTGCCCATTTCCAGCAACTGGGCAATTGAAAAGAGATgcctaataaaatattaaaaagtagtgctagcaaaaaaaattaaaaaaatttaaattatgtcAGTGATGGTGTAAGAAAGGTTGTGACTTTTAAAAAAAGATACATATATATGGGAGATCATTCCATGAGAAGAAGGCATCAATTGGAAGATAACATTATGTGACTTGCAAATAAATAATTATAGCACAGCCAAAGAGGATAAAAACTCTCCAAGGAAAAATTAAGAGATTTATGGACGAAAACCCTTAACTTCTCATATCAAGTTATTGGACGAAAACCCTTAACTTCCCATATCAAGTTATTGGACGAAAACCCATAACTTGACCAGAAATTAGAGTTAAACATTGAAGGAAAAATTGCTGCAAACTGAAGAAGAAACGTAGCAGAAAATCAAATTATTTTAAGAAGTATCTcgatattataataaaattcatgattttgatttaaaatatatttataaacatAAACGCAATTATTATTCTGGAATTAGAGATATTGTTGAGGCAAAAATAAGCAATGTTCTAGAAAGGGACATTATATTCATGGtgcattggtgcaggagcacctaacttaCCCTCAAGCCTCTATGAGGCTAAATGTGAACATTTTGTGTTTTGGAGTGTCAAGGATGTAAATAAGGTCTTGAGAGAccatttatgttgtaataaggtcatCAGGACCATTAGATGTTAGGTCTAGTCTTAGTTGAGTCAAATTGTCAAAGttactcaaaattgtcaaaattgtaaaagttgtcattatgTGGACAATGTGTCTCAAGGGGTCAAATTTGATGACTAATGTGATGTAAGGGTGTTTTATGcctatttggacctattttgaTGAGTTTTGGGTCATAGGAAGGTTTAGAATTAAAAGCTgtcaatgttgcaaaatgttgtcaagttgTCATTTACACAAAAAGTTGCATTATTGTACCCATGTACATATGGTTTGAAATGTAGTTGGAGAAGTTGTAACCACCATGTGGATGCATAAATAGATCTTGGGAAGGCCGAATCAAGGTTGTTGAATGTATTGGGGAGAAATTAATAAGAATCTTGAAATTTTCTGCACTTTCCTGTGTTATTCCACGTGACAGTCTGCTCTAAGGGTTTGTTCATTGTCAAATCTTATTCATCCACTTTGCAAATCTATTTGCTATGGTGTATGAatgattcttcttccatttccaagGGGTTTCATTTGGTTTGGTGCAGTATAGAAGAAGATATCTTGTTTTTTCTAAAATCTGTCAAAACCCCAAACTAGGGTAATCTGAGAGCAAGAAAAATGTATTATGTTTTGTTTCCATGTTGAAAGGATCTCTTAATGAATGGAAACTCTTGTAAATATGTATCTTCATGTCTCTTAAGATTTGCTGGTCTTCAAGATGCAAATTGCACGTGCTGAAGGTGGATGCAAGACTGAAATCAGTGTCTCGGTCTGCCATGACAGTGGGGTTTTGAAGAACCTGAATGGACAGATTACAAGGAAAGGCTCCTTGAAGGGTGTTGAGTGTTGGTAGGGTGTATGGGGGTGACACAAGTCTGTGACAAACAATATTTTCCTTTGAGCAAACCAAAGTGTTCAATGTTTATTGACTGCCCTATAAACATGGATGTGACTGTCACATTAGGACAGCAGactgggttttcttattttgcaaaGTCAAGAGTTGATTGTTGGGGTTGGCATTGAGGTTGGATGTCAGAGGAATGGTAGGGTGGTCCTCCATCTTCATCAAGTGCATTGGGAGGGTTAAAAACAAGGAGTAGGTCATTGAAAGTATGACTGTCCCATTCGTGTTTTTGTCTTTGTGAACAATGTCAAGACAGCAGAGAGTCAAGATGCTTTCTAGGGTGGTTGGGAGGGTTGAGACTTGTATTTTGGTCATGGGGAAGAAGTCCATTGATGTGTCCTTGGGAACCTTTGGGTTGGTGCATGCCTACTTGGCATTGTGAGTTATGTGAGTAAGCCATTGGTGGTCCTACTTGGAAAAGACCTAGTGTTGTTGGTCTTATAGGGGATCTATGGTGTTTGGTGTAGAAGTATTTGGTCTTAGGTCTCAATGTATTGTTATGACCTATTTGAGCATGCTACCATGGTTGGATGGAAGTTTGAGCAGTAGGAGTGAGTCCTTGGTGTGTTGAGGCACTTGAGAGGGTTAGTAACCTTGTGAGTCTCCTATAGCTTTGTGGAGAGCAATCACCTTTTgattaggtgagttgggagaaagaaatcTCCCCTAATAGGTTGATTTggttggatgctctgcatcatgCATGCCGGTTTTCATAATATTATTGCTTTTAGTTTTAAGCAACCTCAAGGTCCTCCAAACCCTTCAAAAAACATCTAACTTTCACACTTTGACATTTCAGGGTTTTAAATTCTTTattctctttttctaatttttacacTTGATTTTCAAACTTCCGTTTTACTCCACTTTTCTATTTTTTACATTACCTGTGTGGCCAAGCCTTCCCAATGGGACTTGTCAAATCTGGCAAGTTTGCCCAACAGCCACTCCAGGTACCTACAGGCCTTGCTAGCTCTTAGGGTAACACTTAAAATGCTGCAAAACAGAAAACTCTTCATGCTCAGATTGAACCCTTGATGTCTTAAACTTTTATCTTGGTTATCTAAGCTGTCCAGCCTTTCAAGCCTGTCAGCTATATTATTCAGCTGCACAGTTGACAAGATCCATAACTTGTGATATAGCTCTCAATTAGAAACTGAAACCTCAAGTTTGTATGATGTCAGCTGAACTATTTGTGCTTTTTTGGTAGCATTTAGTGTGCTAATAGTATCCTTCATTTACATACACACCTGAAACTTATAATGGATTTGGCTTAACTGCACCACCATATCAAAGTAAGCAGTGGCAGATGGCGTAAGAGTTCTACAATTTTTATGAACCATTATTTGCACATATGGCTGTATTTCTTTTGGGTTTTTTGTACACACCTTTGATACAACATTGCCAGTGATAAGATAGGTGTAAGGGCATACCTATTTGTGAACTTAACAAATTATTGATTTCCTATTGGTGTTCTCATGTTTTGCAATGGCTGCCTAGTCAAAGTTAATCTATTGATATAAGCAAGAGATGCCTTTTCTATATGACGTACTTATATGCATGCTGTTATAATATTCTTTTAAATAGATCAAACCCTGTATTTTGAGGTTTGGGTGATTAACCCAATTGCTAGATCACCCAACTGTGTGTTAAAAAACCAGCTTAAAAAGGTTATTCATTAACTTTAGAGTAACAACTCAATTGCATATTTTAATCTTACTTCTTGGAATCTTTGCTGGTTGAAATGTTAGAAAATCAAGAACGAGTAAATAAGGAAATATATCAAAAGCAACCAAAAGTATAATGGAGGTTCCTCACACAAAAGCCAGTTTGTATCATAAAGTACTCCATGGCAGCCCCAATTGAAGCAAAGCCAACAGCAAGCTTTATGTACCAACCCAGAAATTTCATTTCTTGAATCTTAACCCCAATATTCTTTCTTTCCTCCTCACTCTGCAAATTGCATCTGAAATTAATAAACAACTGAATAATTAAAACAAGCATTCCAAAAAAAATACAGAGAAATTTAAAGTCAATGATGAATGCCTCTATACAACAATCATGTAACATGTTACCAATAAAATTTGAGGAAGATATCCCTAAAATAATTTGCGACACATAAAAAAAAGTAATTTAAGGTGGTAAAGATGAGAATAATTATTACATGTTCAATATCCCGCAATGTGGCAAAGATTACCAATGCAGATCAACGGGACTTGGAAGTAAATCCAGTAAAAGAATAGCAGGGAGAGTTAATTAATGTGGTGGTTCTCAGGGTCTCCTATAAATCATGATGCCTGAAAGTCACAGCTTCCCAGAGGTAGAGGGTCATGTACCTCTGATTGGGTCACAGGGAAGAGGTCTCGAGTGAGTCTCATCGATCCTTATACTACAGAAGCAAAACATGTAATATAAGCTTAACACGTAAATATAATAATTAGTCTAACAAAAATAATGATTAGTCTAACAAACAAAATGGTGAACTAAAAACATGCTTGCAGATGAATTCCTTAAAAAAATgcagaagcatatggatttcaaagaattgattgaataacAGAATGAGCGAGATGCTCATAAATAGTACAggagtatttacaagaatagcaagtttctaataagaaactgctgataagatcgtagaagatcttactaaaaaagaatatacactattgagcattaatactaaaattaacaatattttaatattctaataccctcccttaatgctcaatctattaactacacctatagaccccctgaattttacaaatttatcaggaccaaggggcttggtgaagatgtctgctggctgctccgaggtaggaacatacagcaactggatggatccgtcttcaaccagctgtcgaatatagtgacaatgagtttccacatgcttggttctttcatggaagactggattcttggcgagtttgagcactccctgattatcacagaacaagggagtaggacctgcctgggagacatgcatatccgcaagcaatcgtcgaagccaaaccgcctcgCAAGATGCCTTAAatgctccccgatactctgcttctgtcgaggagagagccactgcctgttgcttcttactagtccatgtgacagcaccagatcccaaactaaacacataccctgctgtagacttacggtcatcaaccgaacctgcccagttAGAATCTGTGTAgccactgagtataggatcagaactccgagtgtacagaagtccataatcaggagtgccactcacataacgcagcacacgcttcgctgctatccaatgatcagccttgggagctgtcatgaagcgtgaaatgtagctcattgCAAAactaatgtcaggtctagtggcagtaagatagatgagactgcccactagttgcctgaacaaagattcatccacaactggtgaagatgactgagctgaaagtttgagcccgagttccataggagtagaggcaggtttgcaatcctgcattctgaacctgtccacaagacttctggcatatttggactgagagagaaagatactgttctcagtctg contains these protein-coding regions:
- the LOC131030153 gene encoding uncharacterized protein LOC131030153 isoform X3: MLNSEEERKNIGVKIQEMKFLGWYIKLAVGFASIGAAMEYFMIQTGFYDKVTVLEAEKRAEELDPRNQAIKEALNPWRKQESMRERDH
- the LOC131030153 gene encoding uncharacterized protein LOC131030153 isoform X2 is translated as MRLTRDLFPVTQSESEEERKNIGVKIQEMKFLGWYIKLAVGFASIGAAMEYFMIQTGFYDKVTVLEAEKRAEELDPRNQAIKEALNPWRKQESMRERDH